One window from the genome of Rhinolophus ferrumequinum isolate MPI-CBG mRhiFer1 chromosome 10, mRhiFer1_v1.p, whole genome shotgun sequence encodes:
- the LOC117028970 gene encoding taste receptor type 2 member 46-like encodes MISLLPIIFSILLMTEFVLGNLANVFIALVNCIEWIKRRKISSADGILTALALSRIGLLWEIVINLYATVFGPALPSVEERIIVHTIWTISNHFSLWLATSLSILYLLKIANFSSLLFLHLKWKVKRVVPMILLGTLVFLVFQLAVTSINKSMQMNKYEGNITWKTNLQDIVQLSDRTVFTLANVIPFTTSLTSFVLLIFSLWKHLKKMQLSGKVSRDPSTKVHIRAMQTVISFLLLFAIYFVTLIFSVWSSTILQNKLLLMLCQVLGVLYPSGHSFILIWGNKKLRQAFLSFLWQLRCWLKGRK; translated from the coding sequence ATGATAAGTTTACTACCGATCATTTTTTCCATCCTATTAATGACAGAATTTGTTTTGGGAAATTTGGCTAATGTCTTCATAGCACTGGTGAACTGCATTGAGTGGATCAAGAGACGAAAGATCTCCTCAGCTGATGGAATTCTCACTGCTCTGGCGCTCTCCAGGATTGGTTTGCTCTGGGAAATAGTAATAAATTTGTATGCAACTGTGTTTGGTCCAGCGTTACCCAGTGTAGAAGAAAGAATTATTGTTCATACGATCTGGACGATAAGCAACCATTTTAGCCTCTGGCTTGCCACTAGCCTCAGCATACTTTATTTGCTCAAGATAGCCAATTTCTCTAGCCTTCTTTTTCTTCACCTGAAGTGGAAAGTTAAAAGAGTAGTTCCCATGATACTGTTGGGAACTTTGGTCTTCTTGGTTTTTCAACTTGCCGTGACaagtataaataaaagtatgCAGATGAATAAATATGAAGGAAACATCACTTGGAAGACCAATTTGCAGGACATAGTGCAACTTTCAGATAGGACTGTATTCACGCTAGCAAACGTCATACCCTTTACTACGTCCCTGACATCTTTTGTGTTGTTAATCTTCTCCCTGTGGAAACATCTCAAGAAGATGCAGCTCAGTGGCAAAGTATCCCGAGATCCCAGCACCAAGGTCCACATAAGAGCCATGCAAACTGTGAtctcctttctcttgctttttgcTATTTACTTTGTGACTCTAATCTTCTCAGTCTGGAGTTCTACTATTCTGCAGAACAAATTACTTCTCATGCTTTGCCAGGTTCTTGGAGTCCTGTATCCTTCAGGTCACTCGTTTATCctgatttggggaaataaaaagcTAAGACAggcttttctgtcatttctgtgGCAGCTGAGGTGCTggctgaaaggaaggaaataa